In the Pseudothauera hydrothermalis genome, one interval contains:
- a CDS encoding peptidylprolyl isomerase has product MNRLISRLALALLACTAGAAAALDAVPRAVEVDRIVAVVNNEPITATQLRASLERAIRRLAQQGTELPPREALERQMLERLILERAQLQRARELGLQVDEGMLERAIGRVADNNRMTLEALRNALDKDGIPWRRFRDEIRTELLLQRLREREVDSRIVVTEAEVDNFIATNPDAFSGREYRLAHILLRAPEGASPAQLDALLARARQIQRRLEEGEDFAAVAASVSDAPDAMNGGELGWRSRDRLPAIFAEALETLRPGEVSPILRSAAGVHLVKLLEVRGGELGADSVQQTRVSHILIRTSEVLSDAEAESRLKGLRERIVLGNADFAELAKAHSADPSAAKGGELGWIYPGDTVPEFERAMNALAPGEISEPIRSPFGWHLIKVHERRQQDVSDERKRAMARAALRQRKAEDAFEDWIRQLRDSTYVEYRLDRS; this is encoded by the coding sequence ATGAACCGACTGATTTCCCGACTTGCCCTGGCGCTTCTGGCTTGCACTGCCGGTGCGGCCGCAGCGCTCGATGCTGTGCCGCGGGCGGTGGAGGTGGATCGCATCGTCGCGGTGGTCAACAACGAACCGATCACCGCCACACAACTGCGCGCAAGCCTGGAGCGCGCCATACGGCGCCTGGCGCAGCAAGGTACAGAATTGCCGCCGCGCGAGGCGCTCGAACGCCAGATGCTGGAGCGCCTGATTCTGGAACGCGCGCAACTGCAACGTGCGCGCGAACTGGGCCTGCAAGTGGATGAAGGCATGCTCGAGCGCGCCATCGGCCGGGTGGCCGACAACAACCGCATGACGCTGGAGGCGCTGCGCAACGCCTTGGACAAAGACGGCATCCCCTGGCGCCGGTTCCGTGACGAAATCCGTACAGAGTTGCTGTTGCAGCGCTTGCGTGAGCGGGAAGTCGACAGCCGCATCGTGGTCACCGAAGCCGAGGTGGATAATTTCATCGCCACCAATCCGGACGCTTTCTCCGGCCGTGAATATCGTCTGGCGCACATCCTGTTGCGCGCGCCTGAAGGCGCCTCGCCCGCGCAACTCGATGCCCTGCTTGCCCGCGCCAGGCAAATCCAGCGCCGGCTGGAAGAGGGTGAAGACTTCGCAGCGGTCGCGGCTAGCGTCTCCGATGCCCCGGATGCAATGAACGGCGGCGAACTTGGGTGGCGCAGCCGGGATCGCCTGCCGGCCATTTTCGCCGAGGCGCTCGAAACCCTCCGTCCAGGCGAGGTTTCGCCGATTTTGCGCAGTGCCGCCGGTGTGCATCTGGTCAAGCTGCTCGAGGTGCGCGGCGGGGAACTCGGCGCCGATAGCGTGCAGCAGACCCGGGTCAGTCATATTCTGATTCGCACCTCCGAAGTGCTCTCCGACGCCGAAGCCGAAAGCCGTCTCAAAGGTCTGCGCGAGCGCATCGTTTTGGGCAACGCCGACTTCGCTGAACTGGCCAAGGCGCATTCGGCCGATCCTTCGGCCGCCAAAGGCGGTGAGTTGGGCTGGATCTACCCGGGCGATACCGTCCCCGAGTTCGAGCGTGCCATGAACGCCTTGGCGCCGGGCGAAATCAGCGAACCGATTCGCTCCCCCTTTGGCTGGCATCTGATCAAGGTGCACGAGCGCCGCCAGCAGGATGTGTCCGACGAGCGTAAGCGCGCCATGGCACGCGCCGCGCTGCGTCAGCGCAAAGCCGAGGACGCGTTTGAAGACTGGATTCGCCAGTTGCGCGACAGCACTTATGTGGAATACCGCCTCGATCGATCATAA